Proteins from a genomic interval of Nitrospina gracilis Nb-211:
- a CDS encoding TonB-dependent receptor plug domain-containing protein → MKKKILIVLATLLGATLPHLVLAEENKNQVETLAPIEIHATRSQTKPENQTASYTVITREDIEKKKHMQVKDILQEQLGINVVQTGPLGSSTTLFMRGANSQSTLVMIDGVQVKANSTGSFSFAHLQMDNIERIEILRGPQSTLWGADAVGGVINIVTRKGQGEPTHTLSFEGGSFETFKESITSSGSYKNLDYSLSASNTDSEGFSAFNERRGGIENDGYANRTFSSRLGYNFLEDGRVEFIGRYIRARSHFDGFDPITFTFSDTLPHHINNDTVYAALPIQKALTENWDLKISPSVFVDELDTIDPTFGDSFIINRTYTVDVQNNVYINENISTVFGFEHQATNAANASQGMALQNENQGYYLQLQFNHNDRFLLNAGVREDINTRFANKFTYKIEAAYRLVETGTRLRGGFATGFRAPSVNEILFPFFGNPNIQPEETESFEIGVEQALLSDRVSVAVTYFNMDLKNQIQPNPATFIAENIGRARSQGIETSVRWQVLDDVDVNAAYTWNQAVDSSTGALLVRRPRHTASATLHHTWRNLLDWLVTVQYRSAMVSGTGRVGGRAIVRAAVGYQLTKQLKLTARGENLLDKKYEESLFFGTAGISGYAGFEYSFH, encoded by the coding sequence ATGAAAAAAAAGATTCTCATAGTTCTGGCCACCCTGCTGGGAGCCACTCTCCCCCACCTGGTGTTGGCAGAAGAGAATAAGAACCAGGTAGAAACACTGGCGCCGATCGAGATTCACGCCACCCGATCGCAGACCAAACCGGAAAACCAGACGGCGTCCTATACGGTGATCACGCGCGAGGACATCGAAAAGAAAAAGCACATGCAGGTGAAAGACATTCTTCAGGAGCAATTGGGCATCAATGTGGTGCAAACGGGGCCGTTGGGCAGTTCCACCACTCTTTTCATGCGCGGGGCCAATTCACAATCGACTCTGGTGATGATCGACGGCGTGCAGGTGAAAGCCAACTCCACCGGCAGTTTCAGCTTTGCCCATTTGCAGATGGACAACATCGAGCGCATCGAAATCCTGCGCGGCCCGCAAAGCACCTTGTGGGGCGCCGATGCGGTGGGTGGCGTCATCAATATCGTCACCCGCAAGGGACAAGGGGAGCCGACGCACACCTTGTCCTTCGAAGGCGGCAGTTTTGAAACCTTCAAGGAAAGCATCACCAGTTCGGGCTCCTATAAAAACCTGGATTATTCCCTGAGCGCGTCGAACACCGACAGTGAAGGCTTCTCCGCCTTCAACGAACGCCGGGGCGGTATCGAAAACGACGGGTATGCCAACCGCACGTTTTCATCGCGCCTCGGCTACAACTTCCTTGAAGACGGGCGCGTGGAGTTCATCGGCCGCTACATACGCGCACGCAGTCATTTCGACGGATTCGATCCCATCACCTTCACTTTCTCCGATACCCTGCCCCACCACATCAACAACGACACCGTTTACGCCGCGCTCCCCATACAGAAAGCGCTCACCGAAAACTGGGATCTGAAGATCAGTCCCAGCGTGTTCGTGGACGAGTTGGACACCATCGACCCCACGTTCGGCGACTCGTTCATCATCAACAGAACCTACACGGTGGACGTGCAAAATAACGTGTATATCAATGAAAACATCTCGACCGTTTTCGGGTTCGAGCACCAGGCCACCAATGCCGCCAACGCCAGCCAGGGCATGGCTCTTCAAAACGAAAACCAGGGCTATTATCTTCAGTTGCAGTTCAATCACAATGACCGGTTTCTGCTGAACGCCGGCGTGCGGGAAGACATCAACACCCGCTTCGCCAATAAATTCACCTACAAGATCGAAGCCGCTTACCGCCTTGTGGAAACCGGCACCCGCCTGCGCGGCGGATTCGCCACCGGCTTCCGCGCCCCGTCGGTCAACGAAATCCTGTTTCCGTTTTTTGGCAATCCCAATATCCAGCCGGAAGAAACGGAAAGTTTCGAGATCGGAGTGGAACAGGCGCTGCTGTCCGACCGCGTGTCCGTGGCGGTGACGTATTTCAACATGGACCTGAAAAACCAGATCCAGCCCAACCCGGCGACGTTCATCGCCGAGAACATCGGCCGGGCGCGTTCGCAGGGCATCGAGACCAGCGTTCGCTGGCAGGTACTGGATGACGTCGATGTGAACGCCGCCTACACGTGGAACCAGGCGGTGGACTCCAGCACCGGCGCGTTACTGGTGCGGCGGCCGCGTCACACCGCTTCCGCCACCCTGCATCACACCTGGCGCAACCTGCTCGACTGGCTGGTGACGGTGCAGTACCGGAGCGCCATGGTGTCCGGCACCGGACGCGTCGGCGGTCGC